A DNA window from bacterium contains the following coding sequences:
- a CDS encoding anti-sigma factor antagonist (This anti-anti-sigma factor, or anti-sigma factor antagonist, belongs to a family that includes characterized members SpoIIAA, RsbV, RsfA, and RsfB.): protein MDLQIDVRTSDGVTILDVVGEVDLYTAPRLEEGLRRAASGARPRLAVNLTRVAYLDSTALRVLTESHKDVRSRQGAIVLIATQPTIQKIFRVTGLGAIIAVVATEREAVEQLRTHPTG, encoded by the coding sequence GTGGACCTCCAGATCGATGTGCGGACAAGCGATGGGGTGACGATCCTCGACGTTGTCGGCGAGGTGGATCTCTACACGGCGCCGCGACTCGAAGAGGGGTTGCGCCGGGCCGCGAGCGGCGCCCGACCGCGGCTCGCCGTCAATCTCACGCGCGTCGCCTACCTCGACAGCACCGCTCTTCGGGTGCTGACCGAGTCACACAAGGACGTACGGTCGCGTCAGGGCGCCATTGTGCTGATTGCCACGCAGCCGACGATCCAAAAGATCTTTCGGGTCACCGGGCTCGGAGCCATCATCGCGGTGGTGGCGACTGAGCGTGAAGCCGTCGAGCAGTTGAGGACCCACCCCACCGGGTGA
- a CDS encoding SpoIIE family protein phosphatase: MTAVRRIRLGIRGKIAAVILICMVPILILGAVLYQSRNQGRLDVVQRSHREAAHAIASGVQMFIAGGVEAERTAGAAVTSQPYPVTGIVQLFGAIRTRDPMFLSLVLIDPDGGVSAASPPAAAQDVAADPSVTAVQHGKAWAAGAPVRAGRRATMVVSSAIQEGGHLTAIVAGRVNLERLRAVLPHPPNPFVDGIIVDESGRVIIDLLKPDRAAGALQEVDGVRQALAGHDASIVGYRDPGSPARFLGAAVPIPDLGWAAVITEPESSALESARRAATQELTFLLTTVGVGLFLAWVLGSEVSAPILALVRGARAIGRGELGTRVALPRNDELGELGDAFNEMSRRLADLVQEMSALQAVSDAALSTVRLDELLPPLVHQVVAALHADEGTIWFVDEQSGGLNRSSSDTPRQLARGQGVAGRVAAEARPLMISDPAHLRALDPALAGEGAYAVAAVPLRAGGRVIGVVQVTSRRPREFTPHEMRLLEAFGDRVALAVDNASAYEREREIAAIIQQTLLPPERVQLPSVTVAGKYVSSREVGGDFYAVLPLEEARVGLAIADVTGKGIPAATLSARARYLLEAFALDADRPDTVLTRLNRVLARDADSQFVSLFYGILDARRGRFAFARAGHLPPLLVPAGTVTPVVLEPPGLLLGVDVGTMYVTAEISVGAGDLLVMFTDGITEARRPDGEQFGEQRVMTLAGACAGGLPEDVVERVMGALEAWAGRAPADDQTIVAVRVELSPHAGHTSAD, from the coding sequence GTGACCGCAGTGCGGAGGATCCGGCTGGGGATCCGCGGGAAGATCGCCGCGGTGATCCTCATCTGCATGGTGCCCATCCTGATCCTCGGCGCCGTGCTGTATCAATCCCGGAACCAGGGCCGGCTCGACGTCGTCCAACGCAGCCACCGCGAGGCCGCCCACGCCATCGCTTCGGGCGTGCAGATGTTTATCGCGGGTGGGGTCGAGGCTGAGCGGACGGCGGGGGCCGCGGTGACGAGCCAGCCCTACCCTGTCACCGGCATCGTCCAGTTGTTTGGGGCGATCCGAACCCGTGACCCGATGTTCCTCTCGCTCGTCCTGATCGATCCCGACGGCGGCGTTTCAGCGGCGAGCCCCCCCGCCGCGGCGCAAGACGTGGCCGCCGACCCGTCGGTCACGGCCGTCCAGCACGGCAAAGCATGGGCCGCCGGAGCCCCAGTCCGGGCAGGTCGCCGGGCCACCATGGTCGTCTCCAGCGCGATCCAAGAAGGCGGCCACCTCACCGCGATCGTCGCGGGCCGGGTAAACTTGGAGCGCCTCCGGGCGGTCCTTCCTCACCCTCCCAACCCATTCGTGGACGGCATCATCGTCGACGAGAGCGGCCGGGTGATCATCGATCTCCTCAAACCGGACCGCGCGGCCGGGGCGCTGCAAGAGGTGGACGGCGTCCGGCAGGCCTTGGCCGGGCACGATGCGTCGATCGTTGGGTACCGGGATCCTGGGAGCCCCGCCCGGTTTCTCGGCGCCGCGGTTCCGATCCCCGACCTCGGGTGGGCGGCGGTCATCACCGAGCCGGAGTCGTCCGCGCTGGAGTCGGCGCGCCGGGCCGCGACCCAGGAACTCACGTTCCTCTTGACCACGGTAGGCGTTGGGCTTTTCCTGGCTTGGGTGTTGGGCTCAGAGGTGAGCGCTCCGATCCTCGCCCTCGTTCGCGGCGCGCGGGCGATCGGGCGGGGCGAACTCGGCACGCGCGTGGCCCTGCCGCGAAACGATGAGCTGGGAGAGCTGGGAGACGCCTTCAACGAGATGAGTCGCCGGCTGGCCGATCTCGTCCAAGAGATGAGCGCGCTCCAGGCGGTCAGCGATGCCGCCTTGTCGACCGTCAGGCTGGATGAACTCCTCCCTCCGCTGGTGCACCAGGTCGTCGCCGCGCTCCACGCGGACGAGGGGACGATCTGGTTCGTCGATGAGCAGTCGGGCGGTCTCAATAGATCTTCGTCGGACACGCCCCGCCAACTTGCGCGAGGACAAGGGGTGGCGGGCCGCGTCGCCGCCGAGGCGCGCCCCCTGATGATCTCGGACCCGGCTCACCTGCGCGCGCTCGATCCGGCGCTCGCCGGCGAAGGCGCCTACGCAGTCGCCGCCGTCCCCCTGCGGGCGGGAGGGCGGGTGATCGGGGTGGTGCAGGTGACCTCGCGGCGCCCTCGCGAGTTCACACCGCACGAGATGCGACTCCTCGAGGCGTTCGGCGATCGTGTGGCATTGGCCGTCGATAATGCGAGCGCCTACGAACGCGAGCGTGAGATCGCCGCAATCATCCAACAGACGCTCCTCCCGCCCGAGCGCGTGCAGCTGCCCAGCGTAACCGTGGCGGGGAAGTATGTGTCCAGCCGCGAGGTGGGGGGAGACTTCTACGCGGTGCTCCCCTTAGAGGAGGCACGAGTCGGGCTGGCTATCGCTGACGTGACGGGGAAAGGGATTCCAGCGGCCACGCTCTCGGCCCGCGCCCGATACCTGCTCGAAGCGTTTGCGCTGGACGCGGACCGTCCGGACACGGTCCTGACGAGGTTGAACCGGGTGCTGGCGCGCGACGCCGACTCGCAGTTTGTCAGTCTATTCTACGGAATCCTCGACGCACGGCGGGGACGCTTCGCCTTCGCCCGAGCAGGCCATCTCCCTCCGTTGCTGGTGCCCGCTGGGACGGTCACGCCTGTGGTTCTCGAACCACCCGGGCTGCTGCTGGGGGTGGACGTCGGCACCATGTACGTGACCGCAGAGATCTCCGTCGGCGCGGGGGATCTCTTGGTCATGTTCACCGATGGGATCACGGAGGCCAGGCGGCCGGATGGGGAGCAGTTCGGAGAGCAGCGGGTCATGACGCTCGCGGGGGCTTGTGCCGGTGGGCTCCCCGAGGATGTCGTCGAGCGTGTCATGGGTGCGCTCGAGGCCTGGGCCGGGCGCGCCCCCGCCGACGACCAGACGATCGTGGCGGTCCGGGTCGAACTCTCCCCGCACGCCGGACACACCTCGGCCGATTGA
- the infC gene encoding translation initiation factor IF-3 has protein sequence MNDRIRAREVRLIGASGEQLGVMLLAEALAKAEEANLDLVEVAPTATPPVCRIIDYGKYKYEQAKREREAHRKSKTSELKGMRLSPKIGEHDLRTKTRTVSTFLKDGDKVRVSMWFRGREMAHPHVGEQILRRMAQDLADVAVVERHPLMEGRNMIMILAPKKN, from the coding sequence ATCAACGACCGTATCCGGGCCCGTGAGGTCCGGTTGATCGGGGCGAGCGGAGAGCAACTGGGTGTGATGCTGCTCGCCGAGGCCCTGGCGAAGGCCGAGGAGGCGAACCTCGATCTCGTGGAGGTTGCTCCGACGGCCACCCCGCCGGTGTGCCGGATCATCGACTACGGCAAATACAAGTACGAGCAGGCGAAGCGGGAGCGCGAGGCTCACCGGAAATCGAAGACGTCCGAGCTGAAGGGCATGCGCTTGAGCCCGAAGATCGGCGAGCACGATCTGCGCACGAAGACGAGAACGGTGAGCACGTTTCTGAAGGACGGAGACAAAGTTCGCGTGTCCATGTGGTTTCGCGGCCGGGAGATGGCGCATCCGCATGTCGGGGAGCAGATCCTGCGCCGGATGGCGCAGGATCTGGCCGACGTCGCGGTGGTCGAGCGTCACCCGCTGATGGAAGGGCGCAACATGATCATGATCCTGGCGCCCAAAAAGAATTAG
- the rpmI gene encoding 50S ribosomal protein L35, with amino-acid sequence MGKLKTHQGTAKRIRVTGRKRLLRGRQLGGHLMVHKGSKRKRSLRENRAIEPVDLPRLERLLPYR; translated from the coding sequence GTGGGGAAACTGAAGACCCACCAGGGCACGGCGAAGCGGATTCGCGTGACGGGCCGGAAGCGGCTCCTGCGCGGCCGTCAGCTCGGGGGGCATCTAATGGTGCACAAGGGGTCCAAGCGGAAGCGGTCCCTGCGCGAAAACCGAGCGATCGAACCCGTCGACCTCCCTCGGTTGGAGCGGCTGCTCCCGTATCGCTAA
- the rplT gene encoding 50S ribosomal protein L20: MARVKRGVSARRRHHKVLKLARGYWGKKSRWFKLANQTVVRALAQAYAHRRARKREFRQLWIARINAAARMHGLSYSRLIFGLRRAGIEVNRKMLADLAVRDDQAFLALVKRIQQVK; encoded by the coding sequence ATGGCACGCGTCAAGCGGGGCGTCAGCGCCCGGCGCAGACACCACAAGGTCCTGAAGCTCGCGCGCGGGTACTGGGGGAAGAAGAGTCGCTGGTTCAAGCTGGCCAACCAGACGGTCGTCCGCGCCCTGGCGCAGGCATACGCGCACCGGCGGGCCCGCAAGCGGGAGTTCCGTCAGTTGTGGATCGCGCGCATCAACGCCGCGGCCAGGATGCACGGGTTGTCCTATAGCCGGCTGATCTTCGGGCTGCGGCGGGCGGGGATCGAGGTGAACCGCAAGATGCTGGCGGATCTCGCCGTCCGCGACGACCAGGCGTTTTTGGCGCTGGTCAAGCGGATCCAGCAGGTCAAGTAG
- a CDS encoding RNA methyltransferase: MGRRGEPSPAGEGSRRSPGESTAPTIITSRKNPVIQDLRSLLQSSSRRTARCVVEGWRFVETAAAGGVDITLVVHTPAAAAHPRGEEMRGRLHAAGVRLIVVSPYVFDSLTQVDAPQGVLGIVRRPPDASPAILDDAKAWLAVLDGVQDPGNAGAILRTAVAAGATGGVVAGVAADPFGSKAIRASAGAVFQLPLLFFPSASHAAAALQRHGVRVLVADPRGDRLASEVSYARPLALVFGSEGAGAARAWTPSGIRIRLPMAGAMESLGVAAAAAVLLYRAGEAAGPRE; encoded by the coding sequence ATGGGACGTCGCGGCGAGCCCTCCCCGGCGGGGGAGGGCTCGCGCCGTTCGCCGGGCGAGAGCACCGCCCCGACCATCATCACGAGCCGCAAGAACCCTGTAATCCAGGACCTCCGGAGCCTGCTGCAATCGTCGTCGCGGCGCACCGCGCGCTGTGTGGTGGAGGGGTGGCGGTTTGTCGAGACCGCCGCCGCAGGCGGCGTCGACATCACGCTGGTCGTGCACACGCCCGCGGCCGCCGCGCATCCGCGGGGCGAGGAGATGCGCGGGCGCCTGCACGCCGCGGGTGTGCGGTTGATCGTGGTCTCGCCTTATGTGTTCGATTCGTTGACACAAGTGGACGCACCGCAAGGCGTGCTCGGCATCGTCCGGCGGCCGCCGGATGCCTCGCCGGCCATCCTCGATGACGCGAAGGCATGGCTCGCCGTGCTTGATGGCGTGCAGGATCCCGGCAACGCGGGGGCCATCCTCCGCACGGCCGTCGCCGCCGGGGCGACCGGAGGCGTGGTCGCGGGCGTCGCCGCAGACCCATTCGGATCGAAGGCGATCCGTGCCTCGGCCGGTGCGGTATTCCAGCTGCCGCTGTTGTTCTTCCCGTCGGCCTCGCATGCCGCCGCCGCGCTCCAGCGACACGGCGTGCGCGTGCTCGTCGCGGATCCCCGGGGGGACCGCCTCGCATCGGAGGTCTCATACGCCCGCCCGCTCGCGCTCGTCTTCGGCAGCGAGGGCGCCGGTGCAGCGCGGGCGTGGACTCCGTCCGGGATCCGCATCCGCCTGCCGATGGCCGGCGCCATGGAGTCGTTGGGTGTGGCCGCGGCGGCGGCTGTGCTGCTCTATAGGGCCGGGGAGGCCGCCGGGCCTCGGGAGTGA